A window from Anomalospiza imberbis isolate Cuckoo-Finch-1a 21T00152 chromosome 8, ASM3175350v1, whole genome shotgun sequence encodes these proteins:
- the CALHM2 gene encoding calcium homeostasis modulator protein 2 — MAALIAENFRFLSLFFKSKDVMIFNGLVALGTVGSEELFSVVAFNCPCSPARNYIYGLAAIGVPALALFLIGVIWNNHTWNLVAECHKRGTKNFSAAATFLLFGSIMGRASVAPITWSVISLLRGEAYICALSEFVKPSSLDKFPAEYGAEVLAKFPCRDIPANLTKFRDEVTRRLRYESQLFGWLLIGIVAVLVFLTKCLKHCCSPLSYRQEAYWAQYRSNEDKLFRRTAEVHSRILAAKNVKQFFGFVALDKEEKELVQEFPVEGVQPSPQWNAITGVYIYRENKGFPLYSRLHKWAKGVEGNGPTPEGHELLFLAS, encoded by the exons ATGGCCGCCCTCATTGCTGAGAACTTCCGCTTCCTCTCCTTGTTCTTCAAGAGCAAAGACGTGATGATTTTCAATGGTTTGGTGGCCCTGGGTACGGTGGGGAGTGAGGAGCTCTTCTCAGTCGTTGCCTTCAATTGCCCCTGCTCCCCTGCCCGCAACTACATCTATGGGCTGGCTGCCATCGGTGTCCCGGCCCTGGCCCTCTTCCTCATTGGTGTCATCTGGAACAACCACACCTGGAACCTTGTGGCCGAGTGCCACAAGCGTGGCACTAAGAacttttctgctgctgccaccttCCTCCTCTTCGGCTCCATCATGGGCCGAGCGTCCGTGGCACCCATCACTTGGTCGGTCATCTCGCTGCTGCGTGGGGAAGCTTACATCTGTGCCCTCAGCGAGTTTGTCAAGCCATCCTCCCTGGACAAGTTTCCAGCTGAGTACGGGGCCGAGGTGCTGGCCAAGTTCCCTTGTAGAGACATCCCAGCAAACCTCACCAAGTTCAGGGACGAGGTGACACGGAGGCTGAGATACGAGTCCCAG CTCTTCGGCTGGCTGCTCATTGGCATTGTTGCGGTCCTGGTTTTCCTCACCAAGTGCCTGAAGCACTGCTGCTCGCCGCTGAGCTACCGGCAGGAGGCCTACTGGGCCCAGTACCGCTCCAACGAGGACAAGCTCTTCCGACGCACGGCCGAGGTCCACTCCAGGATCCTGGCAGCCAAGAATGTGAAACAGTTCTTTGGCTTTGTGGCACTGGacaaggaggagaaggagctggtGCAGGAGTTCCCAGTGGAGGGCGTCCAGCCGAGCCCCCAGTGGAATGCCATCACAGGTGTCTACATCTACCGAGAGAACAAGGGCTTCCCCCTCTACAGCCGCCTCCACAAATGGGCCAAAGGGGTGGAAGGGAACGGGCCAACCCCAGAAGGCCACGAACTGCTGTTTTTAGCTTCCTAA